Proteins from a genomic interval of Sphingobacterium lactis:
- the rplJ gene encoding 50S ribosomal protein L10, whose product MRKELKHEIVEALAEQIKSYGNFYITDTANLSVEKVNNIRRKCFEQNIEIKVVKNTLIKKALLEAGVDSEEIFGVLKGASTLLFSETGNAPAKLIKQLRKEGDKPVLKAAYIQETAFVGDNQLDALVTLKSKEELIADVIALLQSPAKNVISALQSGGNTISGLVKALEERG is encoded by the coding sequence ATGAGAAAAGAACTTAAACATGAAATTGTTGAAGCTTTAGCAGAACAGATTAAATCATACGGTAACTTTTACATTACCGATACTGCGAATCTATCTGTTGAGAAAGTGAATAACATCCGTCGTAAATGTTTCGAGCAGAACATCGAGATCAAAGTGGTGAAAAATACCTTGATCAAGAAAGCGTTGTTAGAGGCTGGCGTGGATTCAGAAGAGATCTTTGGCGTATTAAAAGGAGCGTCTACATTACTGTTCTCCGAAACAGGAAATGCTCCAGCGAAATTGATCAAGCAATTACGTAAAGAAGGTGACAAACCAGTATTGAAAGCAGCATACATTCAAGAAACTGCTTTCGTAGGTGACAACCAACTTGATGCATTAGTAACCCTTAAATCTAAAGAGGAACTTATCGCAGACGTTATCGCTTTACTTCAATCTCCTGCGAAGAATGTTATTTCAGCTCTTCAATCAGGCGGAAATACAATTTCAGGCTTAGTAAAAGCTTTAGAAGAGAGAGGCTAA
- the tuf gene encoding elongation factor Tu produces the protein MAKEKFDRSKPHLNIGTIGHVDHGKTTTTAAITKVLADKGFSEARSFDSIDSAPEEKERGITINTSHVEYQTANRHYAHVDCPGHADYVKNMVTGAAQMDGAIIVVAATDGPMPQTREHILLARQVGVPALVVFLNKVDLVDDAELLDLVEMEVRELLSFYEFPGDDVPVIKGSALGALNGEDQWVESIMELMDAVDNYIPIPPRLTDLPFLMPIEDVFSITGRGTVATGRIERGVINSGDPVEILGMGAENLKSTVTGVEMFRKILDYGEAGDNVGLLLRGIEKTDIRRGMVICKPGSVTPHTDFKAEVYVLSKAEGGRHTPFFNKYRPQFYFRTTDVTGEISLEEGTEMVMPGDNVTITVKLINAIAMEKGLRFAIREGGRTVGAGQVTEIIK, from the coding sequence ATGGCAAAAGAGAAATTTGACCGTAGTAAACCGCACTTAAACATTGGTACTATCGGTCACGTTGACCACGGTAAAACAACTACAACAGCTGCTATCACTAAAGTTTTAGCTGATAAAGGTTTTTCAGAGGCTCGTTCATTTGATTCAATTGACTCTGCTCCTGAAGAGAAAGAGCGTGGTATCACAATCAACACTTCACACGTAGAATACCAAACAGCGAACCGTCACTATGCACACGTTGACTGTCCAGGTCACGCCGATTACGTTAAGAACATGGTAACTGGTGCTGCTCAGATGGATGGAGCTATCATCGTAGTTGCTGCTACAGATGGTCCTATGCCTCAAACTCGCGAGCACATCCTTTTGGCTCGTCAGGTAGGTGTTCCTGCGTTAGTAGTATTCTTGAACAAAGTTGACTTGGTAGATGATGCTGAGTTGTTAGACTTAGTTGAGATGGAAGTTCGTGAGTTATTATCATTCTACGAATTCCCAGGTGATGACGTTCCTGTAATCAAAGGTTCTGCATTAGGTGCATTGAACGGTGAAGATCAGTGGGTTGAATCAATCATGGAATTGATGGATGCTGTAGATAACTACATTCCAATCCCTCCACGTTTGACAGACCTTCCTTTCTTGATGCCTATTGAGGACGTATTCTCGATCACTGGTCGTGGTACAGTTGCAACAGGTCGTATCGAAAGAGGTGTGATCAACTCTGGTGACCCAGTTGAAATCTTGGGTATGGGTGCTGAGAACTTGAAATCTACAGTAACAGGTGTTGAGATGTTCCGTAAGATCTTAGATTACGGTGAAGCAGGTGATAACGTAGGTCTATTGTTACGTGGTATTGAGAAAACTGATATCCGTCGTGGTATGGTTATCTGTAAACCAGGTTCAGTAACGCCTCACACAGACTTCAAAGCTGAGGTTTACGTACTATCAAAAGCAGAAGGTGGACGTCACACGCCATTCTTCAACAAATACCGTCCTCAATTCTACTTCCGTACGACAGACGTAACTGGAGAGATCTCTCTAGAAGAAGGAACTGAGATGGTTATGCCAGGTGATAACGTTACGATCACTGTAAAGTTGATCAACGCGATCGCAATGGAAAAAGGTCTACGTTTCGCTATCCGTGAGGGTGGTCGTACAGTAGGTGCTGGTCAGGTAACTGAAATCATTAAATAA
- the rplK gene encoding 50S ribosomal protein L11, whose amino-acid sequence MAKEVSALVKLQVKGGAANPSPPVGPALGAKGVNIMDFCKQFNARTQDKPGQVLPVVITVYADKSFDFIIKTPPVAVQLKDAAKLKSGSGEPNRKKVASITWDQVKTIAEDKMPDLNAFTVESAMRMVAGTARSMGITVSGDAPWKN is encoded by the coding sequence ATGGCAAAAGAAGTCAGTGCGTTAGTAAAATTACAAGTGAAGGGCGGAGCTGCGAATCCATCACCTCCAGTAGGACCTGCATTAGGTGCTAAGGGTGTGAACATTATGGATTTCTGTAAGCAATTTAACGCTCGTACGCAAGACAAACCAGGTCAAGTATTACCTGTTGTGATCACTGTATATGCCGACAAATCTTTTGATTTTATCATCAAAACTCCACCGGTTGCTGTTCAATTGAAAGATGCAGCGAAGCTTAAGAGCGGATCGGGAGAGCCTAACCGTAAGAAAGTAGCTTCTATCACTTGGGATCAAGTGAAGACTATTGCGGAAGATAAAATGCCAGATTTGAATGCATTTACTGTAGAATCAGCTATGAGAATGGTTGCTGGTACAGCGCGTAGTATGGGTATCACTGTTTCAGGTGATGCTCCTTGGAAAAATTAA
- the rplL gene encoding 50S ribosomal protein L7/L12, which translates to MADLKQLAEQLVNLTVKEVKELADILKDEYGIEPAAAAVAVAAAPGAGDGAAAAEEKTSFDVILKEAGGQKLAVVKLVKDLAGLGLKEAKDLVDGAPKELKSGVSKDEAEALKKQLEEAGAVVEIK; encoded by the coding sequence ATGGCAGATTTAAAACAACTTGCTGAACAGTTAGTTAACTTAACAGTAAAAGAAGTTAAAGAATTAGCTGATATCTTAAAAGACGAATACGGTATTGAGCCTGCTGCTGCTGCTGTAGCTGTTGCTGCTGCACCAGGTGCTGGTGACGGTGCTGCTGCTGCTGAAGAGAAAACATCTTTCGATGTTATCTTGAAAGAAGCTGGTGGTCAGAAATTAGCCGTAGTTAAATTGGTTAAAGATTTAGCTGGTTTAGGTTTGAAAGAAGCAAAAGACCTAGTTGACGGTGCACCTAAAGAATTGAAATCAGGTGTTTCTAAAGACGAAGCTGAAGCTTTGAAAAAACAATTAGAAGAAGCTGGAGCTGTAGTTGAGATTAAGTAA
- a CDS encoding transposase — METIEREFEFAERTSKKQPFDKRLILHMLDQIELGVPRRDLMEQYGVSEVSLIRWMKKFGRQPIGAKRYTTELKRSVIRAVQDGMSAYRAGNTFDISCGTVSRWVREYKGKNTELSSPEPDDMANKKPVDPKEAEILALKKALEYANLKIRALDTMIDIAEEQLKIDIRKKSGAKRS; from the coding sequence ATGGAAACAATAGAAAGAGAGTTTGAGTTCGCTGAGCGGACCAGTAAGAAGCAGCCATTCGACAAGCGTTTGATCCTCCACATGCTGGATCAGATCGAACTTGGGGTCCCCCGCCGGGACCTGATGGAACAGTACGGTGTCTCCGAAGTGAGCCTGATCCGCTGGATGAAGAAGTTCGGGCGACAGCCCATTGGGGCAAAGCGGTATACCACCGAGCTGAAGCGTTCAGTGATCAGGGCGGTCCAGGACGGGATGAGCGCCTACCGGGCGGGGAACACCTTTGATATCTCCTGCGGTACGGTCTCCAGATGGGTCAGGGAATATAAGGGGAAAAATACCGAACTTAGTTCCCCAGAACCCGATGATATGGCCAACAAGAAACCCGTAGACCCCAAAGAGGCAGAGATCCTGGCCCTGAAGAAGGCCCTGGAATATGCAAACCTGAAGATCAGGGCATTGGATACCATGATCGATATTGCCGAGGAACAGCTCAAGATCGACATCAGAAAAAAGTCTGGTGCCAAGCGGTCGTAA
- the rplA gene encoding 50S ribosomal protein L1, whose product MARLTKNQKAALSKIEAGKAYSLKEAAALVKEITNTKFDASVDIDVRLGVDPRKANQMVRGIATLPHGTGKTVRVLVLCTPDKEEEAKAAGADYVGLDDYISKIEGGWTDVDIIITMPSVMAKVGKLGRILGPRNLMPNPKTGTVTTEVGKAVTEVKGGKIDFKVDKTGIIHTSVGKVSFDADKIYDNALEVLQTISRLKPSAAKGTYFKSIHISSTMSPGIHVETKSVAGI is encoded by the coding sequence GTGGCTAGATTAACAAAAAATCAAAAAGCGGCACTATCCAAAATTGAAGCTGGTAAGGCGTATTCTTTAAAAGAAGCTGCGGCTTTAGTTAAAGAGATCACCAACACAAAATTTGATGCTTCAGTGGATATCGACGTTCGTTTGGGCGTAGATCCTCGTAAAGCAAATCAAATGGTTCGTGGTATTGCAACATTGCCACACGGTACTGGTAAGACAGTACGTGTATTAGTTTTATGTACTCCTGACAAGGAAGAAGAAGCTAAGGCAGCAGGTGCAGACTACGTTGGTCTTGACGACTACATCAGCAAAATCGAAGGTGGTTGGACTGACGTTGACATTATCATCACAATGCCTAGTGTTATGGCGAAAGTAGGTAAATTGGGTCGTATTTTAGGTCCAAGAAACTTAATGCCTAACCCGAAAACTGGTACAGTAACTACAGAAGTAGGTAAAGCTGTAACAGAGGTTAAAGGTGGTAAGATCGACTTCAAGGTTGACAAAACCGGTATCATCCATACTTCAGTGGGTAAAGTGTCTTTCGACGCAGACAAAATCTATGATAACGCATTAGAAGTGTTGCAAACGATCTCTCGTTTGAAACCATCTGCAGCAAAAGGAACGTACTTCAAGAGTATTCACATTTCTTCAACAATGAGTCCTGGTATTCACGTTGAAACTAAATCAGTAGCGGGTATTTAA
- the rpoB gene encoding DNA-directed RNA polymerase subunit beta yields MQKERINFATSKKVIDYPDFLDVQLESFKEFFQLETTSDNRHQEGLYKVFAENFPISDSRNIFVLEFLDYFIDPPRYDIQECIERGLTYSVPLKAKLKLSCNDEEHEDFETIVQDVYLGTIPYMTPKGTFVINGAERVIVSQLHRSPGVFFGQSRHTNGTKLYSARVIPFKGSWIEFATDVNNVMYAYIDRKKKFPVTTLLRAIGFDSDKDILELFDLADEVKVSKSGLKKYVGRRLAARVLNKWTEDFVDEDTGEVVSIDRNEIILERETILEEDHIDLIIEAGVKSIILTKEDEANNADYSIIYNTLQKDTSNSEKEAVEHIYRQLRNAEPPDEETARGIIDRLFFSDKRYDLGDVGRYRINRKLNLDTPSDTKVLTREDIIAIVKYLINLINSKAEVDDIDHLSNRRVRTVGEQLYAQFGVGLARMARTIRERMNIRDNEVFTPTDLINARTLSSVINSFFGTNQLSQFMDQTNPLAEITHKRRLSALGPGGLSRERAGFEVRDVHYTHYGRLCTIETPEGPNIGLISSLSVHAKINNLGFIETPYRIVEDGKVVVDQPVVYLSAEDEDDKTIAQANALYDDKGNFLDAKVKARYEGDFPIIEPEKLDYMDVSPNQITSIAASLIPFLEHDDANRALMGSNMQRQAVPLLRPQAPVVGTGLEGRVAKDSRTLINAEGSGVVEYVDAQEIHIRYDRNDNDRLVSFDDDVKVYKLTKFKKTNQNTCINLKPIVQKGQRVEKGQVLCEGYATEDGELALGRNLKVAFMPWQGYNFEDAIVISERVVSQDLFTSLHIEEFELEVRDTKRGEEELTADIPNVSEEATKDLDENGIIRIGAEVGEGDILIGKITPKGESDPSPEEKLLRAIFGDKAGDVKDASLKTPPSIKGVVIDTKLFSRAKKMSKEVERKALEKLEVAHDRNIKALKDRLVEKLFTIVNGKTSQGIYNVYKELLVAKGAKFTQKILTDLDYNNVNPTGWTTDDDKNDMIKIALHNYNIKVNEELGAFKREKFAISVGDELPSGIVQMAKVYVAKKRKLKVGDKMAGRHGNKGIVARIVRDEDMPFLEDGTPVDIVLNPLGVPSRMNLGQIYETVLGWAGQKLGVKFATPIFDGAEMDQVEEWVEKAGLPKSGRTYLYNGLTGERFDQPTTVGVIYMLKLGHMVDDKMHARSIGPYSLITQQPLGGKAQFGGQRFGEMEVWALEAFGASNILQEILTVKSDDVVGRAKTYEAIVKGNNLPTPSVPESFNVLVHELRGLGLDITLD; encoded by the coding sequence ATGCAAAAAGAAAGAATAAATTTTGCGACCAGTAAGAAGGTAATTGATTACCCTGACTTCCTGGATGTGCAATTAGAGTCTTTCAAGGAGTTTTTTCAACTAGAAACTACTTCTGACAATCGCCATCAGGAAGGGCTTTACAAGGTTTTCGCAGAAAACTTCCCTATTTCTGATTCAAGAAACATCTTTGTGCTAGAGTTTTTGGATTACTTTATTGATCCGCCGCGTTACGATATCCAAGAATGTATCGAACGTGGATTGACGTATAGCGTACCGTTAAAGGCAAAATTGAAGTTATCTTGTAATGATGAGGAGCACGAAGATTTCGAAACCATTGTACAAGATGTGTATTTAGGAACAATCCCGTACATGACTCCAAAAGGTACTTTCGTAATCAATGGAGCAGAGCGTGTGATCGTATCTCAGTTACACCGTTCCCCTGGTGTGTTCTTCGGTCAAAGTAGACATACAAATGGTACTAAACTTTATTCTGCTAGGGTTATTCCTTTTAAAGGATCTTGGATCGAGTTCGCAACAGACGTAAACAACGTCATGTATGCTTACATCGATCGTAAGAAAAAATTCCCAGTTACTACCTTGTTACGTGCAATCGGCTTCGATTCTGATAAGGATATCTTAGAATTATTCGACCTTGCAGATGAAGTAAAAGTTAGTAAATCTGGATTGAAGAAATACGTTGGCCGTCGTTTAGCGGCTAGGGTATTGAACAAATGGACAGAGGATTTCGTGGACGAGGATACTGGTGAAGTAGTTTCCATCGACCGTAACGAAATCATCCTTGAACGTGAAACAATCTTAGAAGAGGACCACATCGATTTGATCATCGAAGCTGGCGTTAAGTCAATTATCTTAACGAAAGAAGATGAAGCAAACAATGCGGACTATTCGATTATATACAATACTTTACAGAAGGATACATCCAACTCTGAGAAGGAAGCGGTGGAGCACATCTATCGCCAATTGCGTAACGCTGAACCACCTGATGAGGAAACTGCTCGTGGTATCATCGATCGCTTGTTCTTCTCCGACAAACGTTACGACTTAGGGGATGTGGGTAGATACCGCATCAACCGCAAGTTGAACTTGGATACACCTTCCGACACGAAAGTGTTAACGCGTGAAGATATCATTGCTATCGTGAAATACTTGATCAACCTGATCAACTCCAAAGCGGAAGTGGATGATATCGACCACTTATCCAACCGTCGTGTTCGTACGGTGGGTGAGCAGTTGTATGCGCAGTTCGGTGTCGGTCTTGCCCGTATGGCACGTACCATCCGTGAGCGTATGAACATCCGTGACAACGAGGTGTTCACACCTACAGACTTGATCAATGCACGTACATTGTCATCTGTTATCAACTCGTTCTTCGGAACAAACCAGTTGTCACAGTTCATGGACCAAACCAACCCATTGGCGGAGATCACGCACAAGCGTCGTCTTTCAGCTTTAGGTCCTGGTGGTCTTTCCCGTGAGCGTGCCGGTTTCGAGGTTCGTGACGTTCACTACACGCACTATGGCCGTCTGTGTACCATTGAGACACCAGAGGGTCCGAACATCGGTTTGATCTCCTCTTTGTCCGTACATGCGAAGATCAACAACTTAGGTTTCATCGAAACTCCATACCGTATCGTTGAAGACGGTAAGGTTGTCGTTGACCAACCTGTTGTATACCTTTCTGCTGAGGATGAGGATGACAAGACCATCGCGCAAGCGAATGCATTATATGATGATAAAGGTAATTTCTTAGATGCGAAAGTAAAAGCGAGATACGAGGGTGACTTCCCGATTATCGAGCCTGAGAAATTAGACTATATGGACGTTTCCCCGAACCAGATTACGTCGATTGCGGCATCCTTGATTCCTTTCTTGGAGCATGATGACGCCAACCGTGCGTTGATGGGATCGAACATGCAACGTCAGGCTGTTCCATTGTTGAGACCACAGGCTCCTGTTGTCGGTACAGGTCTTGAAGGCCGTGTAGCGAAGGATTCCCGTACGTTGATCAATGCAGAAGGTTCTGGTGTTGTGGAATACGTAGATGCACAGGAAATCCATATCCGTTACGATAGAAACGACAACGATCGTTTGGTTTCTTTCGATGACGATGTGAAGGTTTATAAATTGACCAAATTCAAGAAAACCAACCAGAATACCTGTATCAACCTGAAGCCGATCGTTCAGAAAGGCCAACGCGTTGAAAAAGGTCAGGTATTGTGTGAGGGTTATGCAACGGAAGATGGTGAATTGGCATTGGGCCGTAACCTGAAAGTAGCATTCATGCCTTGGCAAGGATACAACTTTGAGGATGCGATCGTAATCTCTGAGCGTGTTGTATCACAGGATTTGTTCACTTCATTGCATATTGAAGAGTTCGAATTGGAAGTTCGTGATACCAAGCGTGGTGAAGAGGAATTGACAGCAGATATCCCGAACGTTTCTGAGGAAGCGACGAAAGACCTTGACGAGAACGGTATTATCCGTATCGGTGCTGAGGTTGGCGAAGGTGATATCCTGATTGGTAAGATTACGCCGAAAGGGGAGTCAGATCCTTCACCAGAGGAGAAACTACTGCGTGCGATCTTCGGTGACAAAGCGGGTGACGTGAAAGATGCTTCATTGAAAACTCCACCGTCCATTAAAGGTGTGGTTATCGATACGAAGTTGTTCTCACGTGCGAAGAAAATGTCGAAAGAAGTTGAACGCAAAGCATTAGAGAAATTAGAAGTTGCTCACGATAGAAACATCAAAGCCCTTAAAGACCGTTTGGTTGAGAAGTTGTTCACCATTGTTAATGGCAAGACCTCTCAGGGAATCTACAACGTGTACAAAGAGCTTTTGGTAGCTAAAGGAGCGAAATTCACACAGAAGATCTTGACTGACTTGGATTACAACAATGTAAATCCAACAGGATGGACTACTGATGATGATAAGAACGACATGATCAAGATCGCGCTGCACAACTACAACATCAAAGTTAATGAGGAGTTGGGTGCATTCAAGCGTGAGAAATTCGCAATCTCTGTCGGTGATGAGTTACCATCGGGTATCGTTCAGATGGCGAAAGTTTATGTTGCGAAGAAACGTAAGTTGAAAGTAGGTGATAAGATGGCGGGTCGTCACGGTAACAAAGGTATCGTTGCACGTATCGTTCGTGATGAAGATATGCCATTCTTGGAAGACGGAACGCCAGTTGATATCGTGTTGAACCCACTAGGGGTACCTTCGCGTATGAACCTTGGACAGATCTATGAGACTGTTCTTGGATGGGCTGGTCAGAAATTGGGCGTTAAGTTCGCTACGCCAATCTTCGATGGTGCAGAAATGGATCAGGTAGAAGAATGGGTAGAGAAAGCAGGCTTACCAAAATCTGGTCGTACTTACCTTTACAACGGTCTAACGGGTGAGCGTTTTGATCAACCGACAACGGTTGGTGTAATCTACATGTTGAAATTAGGTCACATGGTTGATGACAAAATGCACGCACGTTCAATTGGTCCTTACTCGTTGATTACTCAACAGCCATTAGGTGGTAAGGCACAGTTCGGTGGTCAGCGTTTCGGTGAGATGGAGGTTTGGGCATTGGAAGCATTCGGTGCATCGAACATCCTACAAGAGATCTTGACAGTGAAATCCGATGATGTGGTGGGTCGCGCGAAAACATACGAAGCGATCGTAAAAGGTAACAACCTACCAACACCATCAGTTCCGGAATCATTCAACGTATTGGTTCATGAGCTTCGCGGTTTAGGTTTAGATATCACATTAGATTAA
- the secE gene encoding preprotein translocase subunit SecE: MAKVLDFFKDSYTEITEKVTWPTWSQLQSHAVIVLVASVIIALVIFVMDKASSNVMELLYNTAS; this comes from the coding sequence ATGGCAAAAGTACTTGATTTTTTTAAAGACTCTTACACAGAGATCACGGAGAAAGTGACTTGGCCTACATGGTCCCAATTGCAGAGCCACGCGGTCATCGTGCTGGTAGCGTCTGTTATCATTGCTTTAGTTATCTTTGTAATGGACAAGGCGTCTAGCAATGTCATGGAGTTGCTGTACAATACAGCTTCTTAA
- the nusG gene encoding transcription termination/antitermination protein NusG, producing MADQSLKWYVVRAVSGKEKKVKQYLEAEINRLGIQHLVTQVLIPMEKYYQMRDGKKVAKERNYYPGYVLIEAALDGEIEHAIKNVNSVIGFLGDKAGNAIPLRPAEVNRILGKVDEMAEQGESISVPYYVGETVKVNDGPFNGFTGEIEEVHEDKKKLTVMVKVFGRKTPLELNYMQVEKE from the coding sequence ATGGCAGATCAAAGTTTAAAGTGGTACGTGGTTCGTGCTGTGAGTGGAAAAGAGAAGAAAGTAAAGCAATATCTTGAAGCTGAAATCAACCGCTTGGGCATCCAGCACTTGGTAACGCAGGTGTTGATCCCAATGGAGAAATATTACCAGATGCGTGATGGTAAGAAAGTGGCTAAGGAACGTAACTATTACCCTGGGTACGTACTGATCGAAGCTGCTCTCGATGGAGAGATCGAGCACGCAATCAAGAATGTGAACAGTGTAATTGGTTTCCTAGGTGATAAAGCAGGTAATGCGATCCCTCTACGCCCGGCAGAAGTGAACCGTATCTTGGGTAAGGTCGATGAGATGGCCGAGCAAGGCGAATCCATCAGTGTTCCTTACTACGTAGGAGAAACCGTAAAAGTGAACGATGGACCTTTCAACGGGTTTACCGGAGAAATCGAAGAGGTTCACGAAGACAAGAAGAAACTGACCGTAATGGTGAAAGTGTTCGGTCGGAAGACCCCACTCGAACTGAATTACATGCAGGTCGAAAAGGAATAA
- a CDS encoding BamA/TamA family outer membrane protein — MHQTTTITLKKQTLTYLCLGLFLLHGQETSAQENPNFIKKLIQKFVSSEKDSSRSASFMVLPAVGYAQETGLEYGIASTYNFYVDKQDLESRTSNITLIGTLTTKKQKNIKLTSDLWTKGNEYHILSELRYRDWPFNFYGIGNDTWKADEDYLDQKLYRIKLDGEKRFAPNFYAGVNMNYEHFQFQDMEAGGIYESPGVYGKEGGQYLALGVSALYDTRNNTTYTTNGFYGRAKYSYAPNFFGKDNFTGNQVEVDLRGFYPITKQLTVTAQGLYRGTYGKNVPFYVMRDLGGDMTMRGYYLGRYKDKNYLTAQAELRYRFHPRVGIAGFLGTGSTFSKQHDMRLLPSYGGGLRYFFSLEHNSSIRFDYAFGEQRPGEKRQSGFYLSISEAF; from the coding sequence TTGCACCAAACAACAACAATTACTTTGAAAAAACAAACCCTAACATACCTTTGCCTTGGCCTATTTCTGTTGCATGGCCAAGAGACCTCCGCTCAGGAGAACCCTAATTTCATCAAAAAACTCATCCAAAAATTCGTCTCCTCCGAAAAAGATTCCTCCCGATCGGCCAGCTTTATGGTGCTACCTGCAGTCGGGTACGCTCAAGAAACCGGGCTCGAGTACGGAATCGCCAGTACCTATAACTTCTATGTGGACAAACAGGACCTCGAATCCCGAACCTCCAACATCACCCTGATCGGAACGCTCACCACCAAGAAACAGAAGAACATCAAGCTGACCTCCGATCTCTGGACCAAGGGCAACGAATACCATATCCTATCCGAACTGCGCTATCGCGACTGGCCATTCAACTTCTACGGCATCGGCAATGACACCTGGAAAGCCGATGAGGATTACCTCGACCAAAAGCTGTACCGCATCAAATTGGACGGCGAGAAAAGGTTCGCACCGAATTTCTATGCCGGTGTGAACATGAACTATGAACACTTCCAGTTTCAGGACATGGAAGCCGGTGGCATCTATGAATCCCCAGGGGTCTACGGCAAGGAAGGCGGCCAATACCTTGCGCTCGGGGTTTCGGCGCTATATGATACCCGCAACAACACCACCTATACAACCAACGGGTTCTATGGGCGTGCCAAGTACAGCTATGCGCCGAATTTCTTCGGCAAGGATAACTTTACAGGCAACCAGGTGGAAGTTGACCTGCGCGGCTTCTACCCCATCACCAAGCAACTGACAGTGACCGCCCAGGGACTCTACCGCGGCACCTATGGCAAGAACGTACCGTTCTACGTGATGCGCGACCTCGGTGGCGACATGACCATGCGCGGTTATTACCTCGGACGCTATAAGGACAAAAACTACCTGACCGCCCAGGCCGAACTGCGCTATCGATTCCACCCCCGCGTCGGCATCGCCGGTTTCCTCGGCACAGGATCGACATTCTCCAAACAACATGATATGCGCCTCCTGCCGTCATACGGCGGCGGCCTCCGCTATTTCTTCAGCCTTGAGCACAACAGCAGCATCCGCTTTGATTACGCATTCGGCGAACAACGCCCCGGCGAAAAAAGACAATCCGGATTTTACCTGAGCATAAGCGAGGCTTTCTAG
- a CDS encoding IS3 family transposase, with the protein MGIRLICGLFGRTRHAYYDRQWRVQDVGLKDEIILQHVLRIRSEQKRIGTRKLLHMLAGPLQEHGIRIGRDYLFALMREHSLQIRVRKRKAVTTDSRHWMKKYRNLIKELAVERPEQVWVSDITYVQLNRRWGYLSLVTDAYSRKIVGWAFRGDLSAQGCIDALQMALQQRQYPGKGLIHHSDRGSQYCSKGYVDILRTNGIGVSMTENGDPYENAIAERVNGILKAEFDLYASQSGLRETTRKIRENIRVYNNLRPHASCDYLTPEQAHMRSGALRKRWRPKKYPIVQKEFV; encoded by the coding sequence ATGGGGATCCGTTTGATCTGCGGACTGTTTGGCAGAACAAGGCATGCGTACTATGACCGCCAGTGGCGGGTGCAGGATGTCGGACTGAAGGACGAGATCATCCTGCAGCACGTGCTGCGGATACGCAGCGAACAGAAGAGGATCGGTACCCGGAAGCTGCTCCATATGCTCGCCGGCCCCCTGCAGGAACATGGGATCAGGATCGGCCGCGACTATCTCTTCGCCCTGATGAGGGAGCATTCCCTACAGATCAGGGTCAGGAAGAGGAAGGCGGTCACCACCGATTCGCGGCACTGGATGAAGAAGTACAGAAACCTGATAAAGGAACTTGCGGTCGAGCGCCCCGAGCAGGTCTGGGTAAGCGACATCACCTATGTACAGCTCAACCGGCGCTGGGGATATCTGAGCCTGGTCACCGATGCCTATTCCAGAAAGATAGTGGGCTGGGCGTTCAGGGGCGACCTCTCGGCACAGGGATGTATCGATGCCCTGCAGATGGCACTGCAGCAGAGGCAGTATCCGGGAAAGGGACTCATACACCACTCCGATCGGGGTTCGCAGTACTGTAGCAAAGGCTATGTGGATATCCTACGCACCAACGGGATCGGGGTCAGCATGACCGAGAACGGGGATCCCTATGAGAATGCGATAGCCGAACGGGTGAACGGCATACTGAAGGCGGAGTTTGACCTCTACGCATCACAGAGTGGCCTGAGGGAGACCACAAGAAAGATCAGGGAGAACATCAGGGTATACAACAACCTAAGGCCCCACGCGAGCTGTGATTACCTCACACCTGAACAGGCACATATGAGGTCAGGTGCGCTGAGAAAGAGATGGAGACCGAAAAAATATCCAATAGTGCAGAAAGAGTTTGTATAG